One Gloeothece verrucosa PCC 7822 DNA window includes the following coding sequences:
- a CDS encoding DUF2973 domain-containing protein: MLHLLYILAFTIIAFLAISNLIRSLITVSMDSQRRYPSAAANARRARANTYYNAQTIHPELLDKNGRPISEPLLVMRSVTVEDARQQLDALYNSSPSQPKETDEEG, encoded by the coding sequence ATGTTACATTTACTTTACATTTTGGCCTTTACGATAATTGCTTTTTTGGCTATTAGCAACCTCATCCGTAGTTTAATCACTGTGAGTATGGACTCACAACGTCGTTATCCAAGTGCGGCAGCTAATGCTAGACGCGCCAGAGCAAATACTTATTACAATGCTCAAACTATTCACCCAGAATTATTAGATAAAAATGGTCGTCCTATTAGTGAGCCGCTTTTAGTTATGCGTTCAGTTACGGTGGAAGATGCTCGTCAACAATTAGATGCCCTTTATAATTCTTCTCCTAGCCAACCCAAAGAAACCGACGAGGAAGGTTAA
- a CDS encoding YqiA/YcfP family alpha/beta fold hydrolase: MVNYIYLHGFASSNNSTKAQYIGNHFQNCQIPLTIPDLNDGNFSQLTLTRQLQQAAALFPDAVTPVRIIGSSLGGLAAAWLGQQYSQVESLVLLAPALGFLDLWLSYLGEAQVKQWQETDSLLVYHYGERRMLPIHYQFVEDLKQYSLNQLNRPIPTLILQGRYDEVIPIAFSRRYASERPWVKLIELESDHSLTNVLPQIWQAIQHFFNLSPSTP, translated from the coding sequence ATGGTAAATTACATTTATTTACATGGTTTTGCTTCGAGCAACAATTCCACTAAAGCTCAATACATCGGTAATCATTTTCAAAACTGTCAAATTCCTCTGACAATTCCTGATCTCAATGACGGCAATTTTTCTCAACTAACCCTAACACGACAATTACAACAAGCGGCTGCTTTATTTCCTGATGCCGTTACCCCTGTTAGAATCATTGGTTCTAGTTTAGGTGGGTTAGCGGCTGCCTGGTTAGGACAGCAATATTCTCAAGTAGAATCTCTTGTTTTATTAGCGCCGGCTTTGGGTTTTTTAGATCTGTGGTTATCTTATTTAGGAGAAGCCCAGGTTAAGCAATGGCAAGAGACAGACTCGTTATTAGTTTATCATTACGGTGAGCGGCGAATGCTACCGATTCATTATCAATTTGTTGAAGACCTTAAACAATATTCTCTCAACCAATTAAATAGACCAATTCCTACTTTAATTCTACAGGGTCGCTATGACGAAGTTATCCCCATAGCATTTAGCCGCCGCTATGCTAGTGAACGCCCTTGGGTAAAATTAATTGAACTAGAAAGTGATCATAGTTTAACTAATGTTTTGCCCCAAATTTGGCAAGCTATTCAGCACTTTTTTAATCTGTCTCCCTCTACACCGTGA